The Bos taurus isolate L1 Dominette 01449 registration number 42190680 breed Hereford chromosome 18, ARS-UCD2.0, whole genome shotgun sequence genome has a window encoding:
- the CEACAM1 gene encoding cell adhesion molecule CEACAM1 precursor (The RefSeq protein has 5 substitutions, 1 non-frameshifting indel compared to this genomic sequence) — translation MGTPSGPSRRRCIPWNRLLLAVSLLTFWTPPTTAQLTIETVPPLAAEGSDVLLLAHNVTKNPLGYAWYRGERVDNSQLIASYRVATTKGPAHSGRETLYPNGTLLIQNVTQKDTGSYTLLVTKDDLQTERQTGHLHILPMLPRPVITSNNSNPWEHQDTVVLTCGPETQNTSYMWWINNQSLPNGTRLELSEDKRTLTVFNVTRNDTGPYVCEAWNPVSVSRSDPFTLNVLYPVAQPSLQASNTTVIEHEGPVVLTCLTDETGISIRWFFKGRSLLLAQRMTLSSDNSTLTIDPVSRQDAGDYQCEVSNRGNSSRSDPLSLHVKYKLTPESSSDLSAGAIVGIVIGAMAGVALIGALVYFVYVISTRGASDQRDLTEHKSSDHNHSQGHSDSSPEKVDEVEYSSLNFNAQELKNKATSASPSPTNTETIYSEVKKQ, via the exons ATGGGGACCCCCTCAGGCCCTTCCCGAAGACGGTGCATCCCCTGGAACAGGCTCCTGCTGGCAG TCTCACTCTTAACTTTCTGGACCCCGCCCACCACTGCCCAGCTCACTATTGAAACGGTGCCCCCCCTTGCTGCAGAAGGTTCAGATGTTCTTCTGCTTGCCCACAACGTGACAAAGAATCCTCTAGGCTATGCCTGGTACAGAGGAGAAAGGGTAGACAACACCCAGCTAATCGCATCATATAGGGTAGACACTAACGCAACTACCAAAGGGCCTGCACACAGCGGACGGGAGACACTTTACCCCAACGGAACCCTGCTGATCCAGAGCGTCACCCAGAAAGACACAGGATCCTACATGCTGCTCGTTACAAAGGATGATttacagacagaaagacaaactgGACACCTCCACATACTCC CGATGCTACCCAGACCCGTCATCACCAGCAACAACTCCAACCCCTGGGAGCACCAGGACACTGTGGTGTTAACATGTGGACCTGAGACCCAGAACACCTCCTACATGTGGTGGATCAACAATCAGAGCCTCCCCAACAGCACCAGGCTGGAACTGTCTGAGGACAAAAGGACTCTCACTGTGTTCAATGTGACAAGGAATGACACAGGACCCTATGTGTGCGAAGCCTGGAACCCAGTGAGTGTCAGCCGCAGTGACCCATTCACCCTGAATGTCCTCT ACCCAGTGGCACAGCCCTCCCTCCAAGCCAGCAACACCACAGTCATAGAACATGAGGGCCCCGTGGTCCTGACCTGCCTCACAGATGAGACTGGGATTTCCATACGCTGGTTCTTCAAAGGCCGGAGTCTCCTCCTTGCACAGAGGATGACACTGTCCTCAGACAACAGCACCCTCACCATAGACCCCGTCAGCAGACAGGACGCCGGGGATTATCAGTGTGAGGTCTCCAACAGGGGCAACTCCAGCAGAAGCGACCCCCTCAGCCTGCATGTGAAAT ATAAATTGACACCAGAAAGCTCCTCTGACCTCTCAGCTGGTGCCATTGTCGGTATCGTGATTGGAGCCATGGCTGGGGTGGCGCTGATAGGAGCCCTGGTGTATTTTGTGTACGTCATAAGTACTAGAGG GGCAAGTGACCAGCGCGATCTCACAGAGCACAAATCCTCAGATCACAACCACA GTCAAGGTCACTCTGACAGTTCACCTGAAAAG GTTGATGAAGTTGAATATTCCTCCCTGAACTTCAATGCccaggaattaaaaaataaagcaacttcAGCCTCCCCATCTCCAACAAATACAGAAACAATTTATTCAGAAGTGAAAAAACAGTAA
- the CEACAM1 gene encoding cell adhesion molecule CEACAM1 isoform X1, with amino-acid sequence MGTPSGPSRRRCIPWNRLLLAVSLLTFWTPPTTAQLTIETVPPLAAEGSDVLLLAHNVTKNPLGYAWYRGERVDNTQLIASYRVDTNATTKGPAHSGRETLYPNGTLLIQSVTQKDTGSYMLLVTKDDLQTERQTGHLHILPMLPRPVITSNNSNPWEHQDTVVLTCGPETQNTSYMWWINNQSLPNSTRLELSEDKRTLTVFNVTRNDTGPYVCEAWNPVSVSRSDPFTLNVLYPVAQPSLQASNTTVIEHEGPVVLTCLTDETGISIRWFFKGRSLLLAQRMTLSSDNSTLTIDPVSRQDAGDYQCEVSNRGNSSRSDPLSLHVKYKLTPESSSDLSAGAIVGIVIGAMAGVALIGALVYFVASDQRDLTEHKSSDHNHSQGHSDSSPEKVDEVEYSSLNFNAQELKNKATSASPSPTNTETIYSEVKKQ; translated from the exons ATGGGGACCCCCTCAGGCCCTTCCCGAAGACGGTGCATCCCCTGGAACAGGCTCCTGCTGGCAG TCTCACTCTTAACTTTCTGGACCCCGCCCACCACTGCCCAGCTCACTATTGAAACGGTGCCCCCCCTTGCTGCAGAAGGTTCAGATGTTCTTCTGCTTGCCCACAACGTGACAAAGAATCCTCTAGGCTATGCCTGGTACAGAGGAGAAAGGGTAGACAACACCCAGCTAATCGCATCATATAGGGTAGACACTAACGCAACTACCAAAGGGCCTGCACACAGCGGACGGGAGACACTTTACCCCAACGGAACCCTGCTGATCCAGAGCGTCACCCAGAAAGACACAGGATCCTACATGCTGCTCGTTACAAAGGATGATttacagacagaaagacaaactgGACACCTCCACATACTCC CGATGCTACCCAGACCCGTCATCACCAGCAACAACTCCAACCCCTGGGAGCACCAGGACACTGTGGTGTTAACATGTGGACCTGAGACCCAGAACACCTCCTACATGTGGTGGATCAACAATCAGAGCCTCCCCAACAGCACCAGGCTGGAACTGTCTGAGGACAAAAGGACTCTCACTGTGTTCAATGTGACAAGGAATGACACAGGACCCTATGTGTGCGAAGCCTGGAACCCAGTGAGTGTCAGCCGCAGTGACCCATTCACCCTGAATGTCCTCT ACCCAGTGGCACAGCCCTCCCTCCAAGCCAGCAACACCACAGTCATAGAACATGAGGGCCCCGTGGTCCTGACCTGCCTCACAGATGAGACTGGGATTTCCATACGCTGGTTCTTCAAAGGCCGGAGTCTCCTCCTTGCACAGAGGATGACACTGTCCTCAGACAACAGCACCCTCACCATAGACCCCGTCAGCAGACAGGACGCCGGGGATTATCAGTGTGAGGTCTCCAACAGGGGCAACTCCAGCAGAAGCGACCCCCTCAGCCTGCATGTGAAAT ATAAATTGACACCAGAAAGCTCCTCTGACCTCTCAGCTGGTGCCATTGTCGGTATCGTGATTGGAGCCATGGCTGGGGTGGCGCTGATAGGAGCCCTGGTGTATTTTGT GGCAAGTGACCAGCGCGATCTCACAGAGCACAAATCCTCAGATCACAACCACA GTCAAGGTCACTCTGACAGTTCACCTGAAAAG GTTGATGAAGTTGAATATTCCTCCCTGAACTTCAATGCccaggaattaaaaaataaagcaacttcAGCCTCCCCATCTCCAACAAATACAGAAACAATTTATTCAGAAGTGAAAAAACAGTAA
- the CEACAM1 gene encoding cell adhesion molecule CEACAM1 isoform X2: protein MGTPSGPSRRRCIPWNRLLLAVSLLTFWTPPTTAQLTIETVPPLAAEGSDVLLLAHNVTKNPLGYAWYRGERVDNTQLIASYRVDTNATTKGPAHSGRETLYPNGTLLIQSVTQKDTGSYMLLVTKDDLQTERQTGHLHILPMLPRPVITSNNSNPWEHQDTVVLTCGPETQNTSYMWWINNQSLPNSTRLELSEDKRTLTVFNVTRNDTGPYVCEAWNPVSVSRSDPFTLNVLYPVAQPSLQASNTTVIEHEGPVVLTCLTDETGISIRWFFKGRSLLLAQRMTLSSDNSTLTIDPVSRQDAGDYQCEVSNRGNSSRSDPLSLHVKYKLTPESSSDLSAGAIVGIVIGAMAGVALIGALVYFVYVISTRGSRSL from the exons ATGGGGACCCCCTCAGGCCCTTCCCGAAGACGGTGCATCCCCTGGAACAGGCTCCTGCTGGCAG TCTCACTCTTAACTTTCTGGACCCCGCCCACCACTGCCCAGCTCACTATTGAAACGGTGCCCCCCCTTGCTGCAGAAGGTTCAGATGTTCTTCTGCTTGCCCACAACGTGACAAAGAATCCTCTAGGCTATGCCTGGTACAGAGGAGAAAGGGTAGACAACACCCAGCTAATCGCATCATATAGGGTAGACACTAACGCAACTACCAAAGGGCCTGCACACAGCGGACGGGAGACACTTTACCCCAACGGAACCCTGCTGATCCAGAGCGTCACCCAGAAAGACACAGGATCCTACATGCTGCTCGTTACAAAGGATGATttacagacagaaagacaaactgGACACCTCCACATACTCC CGATGCTACCCAGACCCGTCATCACCAGCAACAACTCCAACCCCTGGGAGCACCAGGACACTGTGGTGTTAACATGTGGACCTGAGACCCAGAACACCTCCTACATGTGGTGGATCAACAATCAGAGCCTCCCCAACAGCACCAGGCTGGAACTGTCTGAGGACAAAAGGACTCTCACTGTGTTCAATGTGACAAGGAATGACACAGGACCCTATGTGTGCGAAGCCTGGAACCCAGTGAGTGTCAGCCGCAGTGACCCATTCACCCTGAATGTCCTCT ACCCAGTGGCACAGCCCTCCCTCCAAGCCAGCAACACCACAGTCATAGAACATGAGGGCCCCGTGGTCCTGACCTGCCTCACAGATGAGACTGGGATTTCCATACGCTGGTTCTTCAAAGGCCGGAGTCTCCTCCTTGCACAGAGGATGACACTGTCCTCAGACAACAGCACCCTCACCATAGACCCCGTCAGCAGACAGGACGCCGGGGATTATCAGTGTGAGGTCTCCAACAGGGGCAACTCCAGCAGAAGCGACCCCCTCAGCCTGCATGTGAAAT ATAAATTGACACCAGAAAGCTCCTCTGACCTCTCAGCTGGTGCCATTGTCGGTATCGTGATTGGAGCCATGGCTGGGGTGGCGCTGATAGGAGCCCTGGTGTATTTTGTGTACGTCATAAGTACTAGAGG GTCAAGGTCACTCTGA
- the CEACAM1 gene encoding cell adhesion molecule CEACAM1 isoform X3 yields MGTPSGPSRRRCIPWNRLLLAVSLLTFWTPPTTAQLTIETVPPLAAEGSDVLLLAHNVTKNPLGYAWYRGERVDNTQLIASYRVDTNATTKGPAHSGRETLYPNGTLLIQSVTQKDTGSYMLLVTKDDLQTERQTGHLHILPMLPRPVITSNNSNPWEHQDTVVLTCGPETQNTSYMWWINNQSLPNSTRLELSEDKRTLTVFNVTRNDTGPYVCEAWNPVSVSRSDPFTLNVLYPVAQPSLQASNTTVIEHEGPVVLTCLTDETGISIRWFFKGRSLLLAQRMTLSSDNSTLTIDPVSRQDAGDYQCEVSNRGNSSRSDPLSLHVKYKLTPESSSDLSAGAIVGIVIGAMAGVALIGALVYFVSRSL; encoded by the exons ATGGGGACCCCCTCAGGCCCTTCCCGAAGACGGTGCATCCCCTGGAACAGGCTCCTGCTGGCAG TCTCACTCTTAACTTTCTGGACCCCGCCCACCACTGCCCAGCTCACTATTGAAACGGTGCCCCCCCTTGCTGCAGAAGGTTCAGATGTTCTTCTGCTTGCCCACAACGTGACAAAGAATCCTCTAGGCTATGCCTGGTACAGAGGAGAAAGGGTAGACAACACCCAGCTAATCGCATCATATAGGGTAGACACTAACGCAACTACCAAAGGGCCTGCACACAGCGGACGGGAGACACTTTACCCCAACGGAACCCTGCTGATCCAGAGCGTCACCCAGAAAGACACAGGATCCTACATGCTGCTCGTTACAAAGGATGATttacagacagaaagacaaactgGACACCTCCACATACTCC CGATGCTACCCAGACCCGTCATCACCAGCAACAACTCCAACCCCTGGGAGCACCAGGACACTGTGGTGTTAACATGTGGACCTGAGACCCAGAACACCTCCTACATGTGGTGGATCAACAATCAGAGCCTCCCCAACAGCACCAGGCTGGAACTGTCTGAGGACAAAAGGACTCTCACTGTGTTCAATGTGACAAGGAATGACACAGGACCCTATGTGTGCGAAGCCTGGAACCCAGTGAGTGTCAGCCGCAGTGACCCATTCACCCTGAATGTCCTCT ACCCAGTGGCACAGCCCTCCCTCCAAGCCAGCAACACCACAGTCATAGAACATGAGGGCCCCGTGGTCCTGACCTGCCTCACAGATGAGACTGGGATTTCCATACGCTGGTTCTTCAAAGGCCGGAGTCTCCTCCTTGCACAGAGGATGACACTGTCCTCAGACAACAGCACCCTCACCATAGACCCCGTCAGCAGACAGGACGCCGGGGATTATCAGTGTGAGGTCTCCAACAGGGGCAACTCCAGCAGAAGCGACCCCCTCAGCCTGCATGTGAAAT ATAAATTGACACCAGAAAGCTCCTCTGACCTCTCAGCTGGTGCCATTGTCGGTATCGTGATTGGAGCCATGGCTGGGGTGGCGCTGATAGGAGCCCTGGTGTATTTTGT GTCAAGGTCACTCTGA